From Pongo pygmaeus isolate AG05252 chromosome 2, NHGRI_mPonPyg2-v2.0_pri, whole genome shotgun sequence, a single genomic window includes:
- the MST1R gene encoding macrophage-stimulating protein receptor isoform X2: MELLPPLPQSFLLLLLLPAEPAAGEDWQCPRTPYAASRDFDVKYVVPSFSAGGLVQAMVTYEGDRNESAVFVAIRNRLHVLGPDLKSVQSLATGPAGDPGCQTCAACGSGPHGPPGDTDTKVLVLEPALPALVSCGSSLQGRCFLHDLEPQGTAVHLAAPACLFSAHHNRPDDCPDCVASPLGTRVTVVEQGQASYFYVASSLDAAVAASFSPRSVSIRRLKADASGFAPGFVALSVLPKHLVSYSIEYVHSFHTGAFVYFLTVQPASVTDAPSALHTRLARLSATEPELGDYRELVLDCRFAPKRRRRGAPEGGQPYPVLRVAHSAPVGAQLATELSIAEGQEVLFGVFVAGKDGGPGVGPNSVVCAFPIDLLDTLIDEGVERCCESPVHPGLRRGLDFFQSPSFCPNLPGLEALSPNTSCRHFPLLVSSSFSRVDLFNGLLGPVQVTALYVTRLDNVTVAHMGTMDGRILQVELARSLNYLLYVSNFSLGDSGQPVQRDVSRLGDHLLFASGDQVFQVPIRGPGCRHFLTCGRCLRAQRFMGCGWCGNMCGQQKECPGSWQQDHCPPKLTEFHPHSGPLRGSTRLTLCGSNFYLHPSGLVPEGTHQVTVGQSPCWPLPKDSSKLRPVPRKDFVEEFECELEPLGTQAVGPTNVSLTVTNMPPGKHFRVDGTSVLRGFSFMEPVLIAVQPLFGPRAGGTCLTLEGQSLSVGTSRAVLVNGTECLLAQVSEGQLLCATPPGATVASVPLSLQVGGAQVPGSWTFHYREDPVVLSISPNCGYINSHITICGQHLTSAWHLVLSFHDGLRAVESRCERQLPEQQLCRLPEYVVRDPQGWVAGNLSARGDGAAGFTLPGFRFLPPPHPPSANLVPLKPEEHAIKFEYIGLGAVADCVGINVTVGGESCQHEFRGDMVVCPLPPSLQLGQDGAPLQVCVDGECHILGRVVRPGPDGVPQSTLLSILLPLLLLVAALATALVFSYWWRRQQLVLPPNLNDLASLDQTAGATPLPILYSGSDYRSGLAFPATDGLDSTTCVHGASFSDSEDESCVPLLRKESIQLRDLDSALLAEVKDVLIPHERVVTHSDRVIGKGHFGVVYHGEYIDQAQNRIQCAIKSLSRITEMQQVEAFLREGLLMRGLNHPNVLALIGIMLPPEGLPHVLLPYMCHGDLLQFIRSPQRNPTVKDLISFGLQVAHGMEYLAEQKFVHRDLAARNCMLDKSFTVKVADFGLARDILDKEYYSVRQHRHARLPVKWMALESLQTYRFTTKSDVWSFGVLLWELLTRGAPPYPHIDPFDLTHFLARGRRLPQPEYCPDSLYQVMQQCWEADPAVRPTFGVLVGEVEQIVSALLGDHYVQLPATYMNLGPSTSHEMNVHPEQPQSSPMPGSARRPRPLSEPPRPT; encoded by the exons ATGGAGCTCCTCCCGCCACTGCCTCAGTCCttcctgttgctgctgctgttgcctgCCGAGCCTGCGGCGGGCGAGGACTGGCAGTGCCCGCGCACCCCCTACGCGGCCTCTCGCGACTTTGACGTGAAGTACGTGGTGCCCAGCTTCTCCGCCGGAGGCCTGGTACAGGCCATGGTGACCTACGAGGGCGACAGAAATGAGAGTGCTGTGTTTGTAGCCATACGCAATCGCCTGCATGTGCTTGGGCCTGACCTGAAGTCTGTCCAGAGCCTGGCCACGGGTCCTGCTGGGGACCCTGGCTGCCAGACGTGTGCAGCCTGTGGCTCAGGCCCCCACGGCCCTCCCGGTGACACAGACACAAAGGTGCTGGTGCTAGAGCCCGCGCTGCCTGCGCTGGTCAGTTGTGGCTCCAGCCTGCAGGGCCGCTGCTTCCTGCATGACCTAGAGCCCCAAGGGACAGCCGTGCATCTGGCAGCACCAGCCTGCCTCTTCTCAGCCCACCATAACCGGCCCGATGACTGCCCTGACTGTGTGGCCAGCCCATTGGGCACCCGTGTGACTGTGGTTGAGCAAGGCCAGGCCTCCTATTTCTACGTGGCATCCTCACTGGACGCAGCCGTGGCTGCCAGCTTCAGCCCACGCTCAGTGTCTATCAGGCGTCTCAAGGCTGACGCCTCGGGATTCGCACCGGGCTTTGTGGCGTTGTCAGTGCTGCCCAAGCATCTTGTCTCCTACAGTATTGAATACGTGCACAGCTTCCACACGGGAGCCTTCGTATACTTCCTGACTGTACAGCCGGCCAGCGTGACAGATGCTCCTAGTGCCCTGCACACACGCCTGGCACGGCTTAGCGCCACTGAGCCAGAGTTGGGTGACTATCGGGAGCTGGTCCTCGACTGCAGATTTGCTCCAAAACGCAGGCGCCGGGGGGCCCCAGAGGGCGGACAGCCCTACCCTGTGCTGCGGGTGGCCCACTCCGCTCCAGTGGGTGCCCAGCTTGCCACTGAGCTGAGCATCGCTGAGGGTCAGGAAGTGCTATTTGGGGTCTTTGTGGCTGGCAAGGATGGTGGTCCTGGCGTGGGCCCCAACTCTGTCGTCTGTGCCTTCCCCATTGACCTGCTGGACACACTAATTGATGAGGGTGTGGAACGCTGTTGTGAATCCCCAGTCCATCCAGGCCTCCGGCGAGGCCTCGACTTCTTCCAGTCGCCGAGTTTTTGCCCCAACCTG CCTGGCCTGGAGGCCCTCAGCCCCAACACCAGCTGCCGCCACTTCCCTCTGCTGGTCAGTAGCAGCTTCTCACGTGTGGACCTATTCAATGGGCTGTTGGGACCAGTACAGGTCACTGCATTGTATGTGACACGCCTTGACAACGTCACAGTGGCGCACATGGGCACGATGGATGGGCGTATCCTGCAG GTGGAGCTGGCCAGGTCACTCAACTACTTGCTGTATGTGTCCAACTTCTCACTGGGTGACAGTGGGCAGCCCGTGCAGCGGGATGTCAGTCGTCTCGGGGACCACCTACTCTTCGCCTCTGGGGACCAG GTTTTCCAGGTACCTATCCGAGGCCCTGGCTGCCGCCACTTCCTCACCTGTGGGCGTTGCCTAAGGGCACAGCGTTTCATGGGCTGTGGCTGGTGTGGGAACATGTGTGGCCAGCAGAAGGAGTGTCCTGGCTCCTGGCAACAGGACCACTGCCCACCTAAGCTTACTGAG TTCCACCCCCACAGTGGACCTCTAAGGGGCAGTACAAGGCTGACCCTGTGTGGCTCCAACTTCTACCTGCACCCTTCTGGTCTGGTGCCTGAGGGAACCCATCAGGTCACTGTGGGCCAAAGTCCCTGCTGGCCACTGCCCAAGGACAGCTCAAAACTCAG ACCAGTGCCCCGGAAAGACTTTGTAGAGGAGTTTGAGTGTGAACTGGAGCCCTTGGGCACCCAGGCAGTGGGGCCTACCAACGTCAGCCTCACCGTGACTAACATGCCACCGGGCAAGCACTTCCGGGTAGACGGCACCTCCGTGCTGAGAGGCTTCTCTTTCATG GAGCCAGTGCTGATAGCAGTGCAACCCCTCTTTGGCCCACGGGCAGGAGGCACCTGTCTCACTCTTGAAGGCCAGAGTCTGTCTGTAGGCACCAGCCGGGCTGTGCTGGTCAATGGGACTGAGTGTCTGCTAGCACA GGTCAGTGAGGGGCAGCTTTTATGTGCCACACCCCCTGGGGCCACAGTGGCCAGTGTCCCCCTTAGCCTGCAGGTGGGGGGTGCCCAGGTACCTGGTTCCTGGACCTTCCACTACAGAGAAGACCCTGTCGTGCTAAGCATCAGCCCCAACTGTGGCTACAT CAACTCCCACATCACCATCTGTGGCCAGCATCTAACTTCAGCATGGCACTTAGTGCTGTCATTCCATGATGGGCTTAGGGCAGTGGAAAGCAGG TGTGAGAGGCAGCTTCCAGAGCAGCAGCTGTGCCGCCTTCCTGAATATGTGGTCCGAGACCCCCAGGGATGGGTGGCAGGGAATCTGAGTGCCCGGGGGGATGGAGCTGCTGGCTTTACACTGCCTGGCTTTCGCTtcctacccccaccccatccaCCCAGTGCCAACCTAGTTCCACTGAAGCCTGAGGAGCATGCCATTAAGTTCGAG TATAttgggctgggcgctgtggctgaCTGCGTGGGTATCAACGTGACCGTGGGTGGTGAGAGCTGCCAGCACGAGTTCCGGGGGGACATGGTTgtctgccccctgcccccatccctgcAGCTTGGCCAGGATGGTGCCCCATTGCAG GTCTGCGTGGATGGTGAATGTCATATCCTGGGTAGAGTGGTGCGGCCAGGGCCAGACGGGGTCCCACAGAGCACACTCCTTAGTATCCTGCTGCCTTTGCTGCTGCTTGTGGCCGCACTGGCGACTGCACTGGTCTTCAGCTACTGGTGGAGGAGGCAGCAGCTAG TTCTTCCTCCCAACCTGAATGACCTGGCATCCCTGGACCAGACTGCTGGAGCCACACCCCTGCCTATTCTGTACTCAGGCTCTGACTACAGAAGTGGCCTTG CATTCCCTGCCACTGATGGTCTGGATTCCACCACTTGTGTCCATGGAGCATCCTTCTCTGATAGTGAAGATGAATCCTGTGTCCCACTGCTGCGGAAAGAGTCCATCCAGCTAAGGGACCTGGACTCTGCGCTCTTGGCTGAGGTCAAGGATGTGCTGATTCCCCATGAGCGGGTGGTCACCCACAGTGACCGAGTCATTGGCAAAG GCCACTTTGGAGTTGTCTACCACGGAGAATACATAGACCAGGCCCAGAATCGAATCCAATGTGCCATCAAGTCACTAAGTC GCATCACAGAGATGCAGCAGGTGGAGGCCTTCCTGCGAGAGGGGCTGCTCATGCGTGGCCTGAACCACCCGAATGTGCTGGCTCTCATTGGTATCATGTTGCCACCTGAGGGCCTGCCCCATGTGCTGCTGCCCTATATGTGCCACGGTGACCTGCTCCAGTTCATCCGCTCACCTCAGCGG AACCCCACCGTGAAGGACCTCATCAGCTTTGGCCTGCAGGTAGCCCACGGCATGGAGTACCTGGCAGAGCAGAAGTTTGTGCACAGGGACCTGGCTGCGCGGAACTGCAT GCTGGACAAGTCATTCACAGTCAAGGTGGCTGACTTTGGTTTGGCCCGTGACATCCTGGACAAGGAGTACTATAGTGTTCGACAGCATCGCCACGCTCGCCTACCTGTGAAGTGGATGGCGCTGGAGAGCCTGCAGACCTATAGATTTACCACCAAGTCTGATGTG TGGTCATTTGGTGTGCTGCTGTGGGAACTGCTGACACGGGGTGCCCCACCATACCCCCACATCGACCCTTTTGACCTTACCCACTTCCTGGCCCGGGGTCGGCGCCTGCCCCAGCCTGAGTATTGCCCTGATTCTCT GTACCAAGTGATGCAGCAATGCTGGGAGGCGGACCCAGCAGTGCGACCCACCTTCGGAGTACTAGTTGGGGAAGTGGAGCAGATAGTGTCTGCACTGCTTGGGGACCATTATGTGCAGCTGCCAGCAACCTACATGAACTTGGGCCCCAGCACCTCACATGAGATGAATGTGCATCCAGAACAGCCGCAGTCCTCACCCATGCCAGGGAGTGCACGCCGGCCCCGGCCACTCTCAGAGCCTCCTCGGCCCACTTGA
- the MST1R gene encoding macrophage-stimulating protein receptor isoform X4, which yields MELLPPLPQSFLLLLLLPAEPAAGEDWQCPRTPYAASRDFDVKYVVPSFSAGGLVQAMVTYEGDRNESAVFVAIRNRLHVLGPDLKSVQSLATGPAGDPGCQTCAACGSGPHGPPGDTDTKVLVLEPALPALVSCGSSLQGRCFLHDLEPQGTAVHLAAPACLFSAHHNRPDDCPDCVASPLGTRVTVVEQGQASYFYVASSLDAAVAASFSPRSVSIRRLKADASGFAPGFVALSVLPKHLVSYSIEYVHSFHTGAFVYFLTVQPASVTDAPSALHTRLARLSATEPELGDYRELVLDCRFAPKRRRRGAPEGGQPYPVLRVAHSAPVGAQLATELSIAEGQEVLFGVFVAGKDGGPGVGPNSVVCAFPIDLLDTLIDEGVERCCESPVHPGLRRGLDFFQSPSFCPNLPGLEALSPNTSCRHFPLLVSSSFSRVDLFNGLLGPVQVTALYVTRLDNVTVAHMGTMDGRILQVELARSLNYLLYVSNFSLGDSGQPVQRDVSRLGDHLLFASGDQVFQVPIRGPGCRHFLTCGRCLRAQRFMGCGWCGNMCGQQKECPGSWQQDHCPPKLTEFHPHSGPLRGSTRLTLCGSNFYLHPSGLVPEGTHQVTVGQSPCWPLPKDSSKLRPVPRKDFVEEFECELEPLGTQAVGPTNVSLTVTNMPPGKHFRVDGTSVLRGFSFMEPVLIAVQPLFGPRAGGTCLTLEGQSLSVGTSRAVLVNGTECLLAQVSEGQLLCATPPGATVASVPLSLQVGGAQVPGSWTFHYREDPVVLSISPNCGYINSHITICGQHLTSAWHLVLSFHDGLRAVESRCERQLPEQQLCRLPEYVVRDPQGWVAGNLSARGDGAAGFTLPGFRFLPPPHPPSANLVPLKPEEHAIKFEYIGLGAVADCVGINVTVGGESCQHEFRGDMVVCPLPPSLQLGQDGAPLQVCVDGECHILGRVVRPGPDGVPQSTLLSILLPLLLLVAALATALVFSYWWRRQQLVLPPNLNDLASLDQTAGATPLPILYSGSDYRSGLGHFGVVYHGEYIDQAQNRIQCAIKSLSRITEMQQVEAFLREGLLMRGLNHPNVLALIGIMLPPEGLPHVLLPYMCHGDLLQFIRSPQRNPTVKDLISFGLQVAHGMEYLAEQKFVHRDLAARNCMLDKSFTVKVADFGLARDILDKEYYSVRQHRHARLPVKWMALESLQTYRFTTKSDVWSFGVLLWELLTRGAPPYPHIDPFDLTHFLARGRRLPQPEYCPDSLYQVMQQCWEADPAVRPTFGVLVGEVEQIVSALLGDHYVQLPATYMNLGPSTSHEMNVHPEQPQSSPMPGSARRPRPLSEPPRPT from the exons ATGGAGCTCCTCCCGCCACTGCCTCAGTCCttcctgttgctgctgctgttgcctgCCGAGCCTGCGGCGGGCGAGGACTGGCAGTGCCCGCGCACCCCCTACGCGGCCTCTCGCGACTTTGACGTGAAGTACGTGGTGCCCAGCTTCTCCGCCGGAGGCCTGGTACAGGCCATGGTGACCTACGAGGGCGACAGAAATGAGAGTGCTGTGTTTGTAGCCATACGCAATCGCCTGCATGTGCTTGGGCCTGACCTGAAGTCTGTCCAGAGCCTGGCCACGGGTCCTGCTGGGGACCCTGGCTGCCAGACGTGTGCAGCCTGTGGCTCAGGCCCCCACGGCCCTCCCGGTGACACAGACACAAAGGTGCTGGTGCTAGAGCCCGCGCTGCCTGCGCTGGTCAGTTGTGGCTCCAGCCTGCAGGGCCGCTGCTTCCTGCATGACCTAGAGCCCCAAGGGACAGCCGTGCATCTGGCAGCACCAGCCTGCCTCTTCTCAGCCCACCATAACCGGCCCGATGACTGCCCTGACTGTGTGGCCAGCCCATTGGGCACCCGTGTGACTGTGGTTGAGCAAGGCCAGGCCTCCTATTTCTACGTGGCATCCTCACTGGACGCAGCCGTGGCTGCCAGCTTCAGCCCACGCTCAGTGTCTATCAGGCGTCTCAAGGCTGACGCCTCGGGATTCGCACCGGGCTTTGTGGCGTTGTCAGTGCTGCCCAAGCATCTTGTCTCCTACAGTATTGAATACGTGCACAGCTTCCACACGGGAGCCTTCGTATACTTCCTGACTGTACAGCCGGCCAGCGTGACAGATGCTCCTAGTGCCCTGCACACACGCCTGGCACGGCTTAGCGCCACTGAGCCAGAGTTGGGTGACTATCGGGAGCTGGTCCTCGACTGCAGATTTGCTCCAAAACGCAGGCGCCGGGGGGCCCCAGAGGGCGGACAGCCCTACCCTGTGCTGCGGGTGGCCCACTCCGCTCCAGTGGGTGCCCAGCTTGCCACTGAGCTGAGCATCGCTGAGGGTCAGGAAGTGCTATTTGGGGTCTTTGTGGCTGGCAAGGATGGTGGTCCTGGCGTGGGCCCCAACTCTGTCGTCTGTGCCTTCCCCATTGACCTGCTGGACACACTAATTGATGAGGGTGTGGAACGCTGTTGTGAATCCCCAGTCCATCCAGGCCTCCGGCGAGGCCTCGACTTCTTCCAGTCGCCGAGTTTTTGCCCCAACCTG CCTGGCCTGGAGGCCCTCAGCCCCAACACCAGCTGCCGCCACTTCCCTCTGCTGGTCAGTAGCAGCTTCTCACGTGTGGACCTATTCAATGGGCTGTTGGGACCAGTACAGGTCACTGCATTGTATGTGACACGCCTTGACAACGTCACAGTGGCGCACATGGGCACGATGGATGGGCGTATCCTGCAG GTGGAGCTGGCCAGGTCACTCAACTACTTGCTGTATGTGTCCAACTTCTCACTGGGTGACAGTGGGCAGCCCGTGCAGCGGGATGTCAGTCGTCTCGGGGACCACCTACTCTTCGCCTCTGGGGACCAG GTTTTCCAGGTACCTATCCGAGGCCCTGGCTGCCGCCACTTCCTCACCTGTGGGCGTTGCCTAAGGGCACAGCGTTTCATGGGCTGTGGCTGGTGTGGGAACATGTGTGGCCAGCAGAAGGAGTGTCCTGGCTCCTGGCAACAGGACCACTGCCCACCTAAGCTTACTGAG TTCCACCCCCACAGTGGACCTCTAAGGGGCAGTACAAGGCTGACCCTGTGTGGCTCCAACTTCTACCTGCACCCTTCTGGTCTGGTGCCTGAGGGAACCCATCAGGTCACTGTGGGCCAAAGTCCCTGCTGGCCACTGCCCAAGGACAGCTCAAAACTCAG ACCAGTGCCCCGGAAAGACTTTGTAGAGGAGTTTGAGTGTGAACTGGAGCCCTTGGGCACCCAGGCAGTGGGGCCTACCAACGTCAGCCTCACCGTGACTAACATGCCACCGGGCAAGCACTTCCGGGTAGACGGCACCTCCGTGCTGAGAGGCTTCTCTTTCATG GAGCCAGTGCTGATAGCAGTGCAACCCCTCTTTGGCCCACGGGCAGGAGGCACCTGTCTCACTCTTGAAGGCCAGAGTCTGTCTGTAGGCACCAGCCGGGCTGTGCTGGTCAATGGGACTGAGTGTCTGCTAGCACA GGTCAGTGAGGGGCAGCTTTTATGTGCCACACCCCCTGGGGCCACAGTGGCCAGTGTCCCCCTTAGCCTGCAGGTGGGGGGTGCCCAGGTACCTGGTTCCTGGACCTTCCACTACAGAGAAGACCCTGTCGTGCTAAGCATCAGCCCCAACTGTGGCTACAT CAACTCCCACATCACCATCTGTGGCCAGCATCTAACTTCAGCATGGCACTTAGTGCTGTCATTCCATGATGGGCTTAGGGCAGTGGAAAGCAGG TGTGAGAGGCAGCTTCCAGAGCAGCAGCTGTGCCGCCTTCCTGAATATGTGGTCCGAGACCCCCAGGGATGGGTGGCAGGGAATCTGAGTGCCCGGGGGGATGGAGCTGCTGGCTTTACACTGCCTGGCTTTCGCTtcctacccccaccccatccaCCCAGTGCCAACCTAGTTCCACTGAAGCCTGAGGAGCATGCCATTAAGTTCGAG TATAttgggctgggcgctgtggctgaCTGCGTGGGTATCAACGTGACCGTGGGTGGTGAGAGCTGCCAGCACGAGTTCCGGGGGGACATGGTTgtctgccccctgcccccatccctgcAGCTTGGCCAGGATGGTGCCCCATTGCAG GTCTGCGTGGATGGTGAATGTCATATCCTGGGTAGAGTGGTGCGGCCAGGGCCAGACGGGGTCCCACAGAGCACACTCCTTAGTATCCTGCTGCCTTTGCTGCTGCTTGTGGCCGCACTGGCGACTGCACTGGTCTTCAGCTACTGGTGGAGGAGGCAGCAGCTAG TTCTTCCTCCCAACCTGAATGACCTGGCATCCCTGGACCAGACTGCTGGAGCCACACCCCTGCCTATTCTGTACTCAGGCTCTGACTACAGAAGTGGCCTTG GCCACTTTGGAGTTGTCTACCACGGAGAATACATAGACCAGGCCCAGAATCGAATCCAATGTGCCATCAAGTCACTAAGTC GCATCACAGAGATGCAGCAGGTGGAGGCCTTCCTGCGAGAGGGGCTGCTCATGCGTGGCCTGAACCACCCGAATGTGCTGGCTCTCATTGGTATCATGTTGCCACCTGAGGGCCTGCCCCATGTGCTGCTGCCCTATATGTGCCACGGTGACCTGCTCCAGTTCATCCGCTCACCTCAGCGG AACCCCACCGTGAAGGACCTCATCAGCTTTGGCCTGCAGGTAGCCCACGGCATGGAGTACCTGGCAGAGCAGAAGTTTGTGCACAGGGACCTGGCTGCGCGGAACTGCAT GCTGGACAAGTCATTCACAGTCAAGGTGGCTGACTTTGGTTTGGCCCGTGACATCCTGGACAAGGAGTACTATAGTGTTCGACAGCATCGCCACGCTCGCCTACCTGTGAAGTGGATGGCGCTGGAGAGCCTGCAGACCTATAGATTTACCACCAAGTCTGATGTG TGGTCATTTGGTGTGCTGCTGTGGGAACTGCTGACACGGGGTGCCCCACCATACCCCCACATCGACCCTTTTGACCTTACCCACTTCCTGGCCCGGGGTCGGCGCCTGCCCCAGCCTGAGTATTGCCCTGATTCTCT GTACCAAGTGATGCAGCAATGCTGGGAGGCGGACCCAGCAGTGCGACCCACCTTCGGAGTACTAGTTGGGGAAGTGGAGCAGATAGTGTCTGCACTGCTTGGGGACCATTATGTGCAGCTGCCAGCAACCTACATGAACTTGGGCCCCAGCACCTCACATGAGATGAATGTGCATCCAGAACAGCCGCAGTCCTCACCCATGCCAGGGAGTGCACGCCGGCCCCGGCCACTCTCAGAGCCTCCTCGGCCCACTTGA